ATCATGAAGTATTCAACGCTCCAACAACTCTGAAAGatgacatttttattttcattttaaacaGAGTTTACATCAATGTAAAAGCAGAAGactaaataaaagagagaagctCACAAGTCAATATTGGATAGTCCTCAACTTATCAGCATGTCTAAACTCATATGTCAACACCAAACTCTCATCCATTCTTTTCAATTCAAATCTCTCTACCAATACATAACATTTATAACTCTTCCAATGCGATGAACCGCCTTCGAACCGATCCAATCTCTTAACCGTCACTCGGTTTCCGTCTACCTTCTTCCACCCGAAACTCTCCTCTTCACTTTCCATCCTCTCCACAACCACTGACCTTAAACCTATCTTCTTGTCTTTAACTTGGAACCAAACAATCCCTTTAGCATCCACATTCGTTGTCTCTATACTAACCTTCTGTCCTTCAATGTTAATCACTTGGAGTTCAAGATCAACATCAACAACGACCTCAACACAATCTTCATTGTGAACATTCTCATAGAAGAAAACTTCTTCCCATCTTTGATGAAGCGTCATGTTGTAATACATTGATATTTTCACTTGATCTATTATGTCTCCTTCCTTCACAAATATGAAAGGAACATACCATTTCCCTACAACAACGCTTATATCAAGACCGGGAAGCTTAGAACGAAGCTCTAAGTTAAGACCTTTTGCGTCATCTATGAGACCAAAGTCTTGTAGTGTAGAAGTCGAGTTTTCTATTGTCCAGCCTTGTCTCATAAGAAATGCAGGTAGTAGAGCATTAGGAGCAACAGGCTTCGCAAAGTAGTAACAACGGGAAGGCGAAGAGGTTGTTGTGATCACTACTTGTTGGTGAATGTCATAAGGATCTGGTTGTGGCTTCTTATACATATGAACATGGTTAAATCTAATGCAGAAGCAGCATGTAACTCTCTCCACCTCTTTTTCAGTACTAGTAGATGATTCTCTGCAAAccaaaatgaatttttttataaattaagacTTTCAAAACATATTTGGCATTTGAATTGTTAGTCATACTACCTTGAATAATACCCGCATCGTTCATATGTGTAATAACGGTTAGAAGATAGAGGTTGACCAAGAACAGGTATGAACACAACCGGATCACGATGAACAGTATTGTTCTGTCCACCGTCGTCGCGTCTAACTGTCAACGCTGCGTTCTGTGGAAACGGTAATCCTCTTAGGAAAATCTCGTTGCACAAACCAAAGCAACAAGTGGTCAACGATTCTTCGTCTTGAATCACAAGTACGCCGGAGTTTGGACCTTCCGGTGGAGGCTTCTTAAGTTCCGACGGGTTTTTCCGATACTCTGATAAACGCCTTGTTACATACATGATAGTTTGTTCTATGAATTGTGTGAACATTGTTATTGCCCATTTTGTAGGTTCCAAAAATATGTTGACTTTTGGTTGGTCAAAACTATgcgttgatttttttatttaagtcTTCTTAACTAATGTTTTAATATGATGTTAGGAAGTAGGAACTCAATATGTAATTTCTTTAGGGTTTAAAATGCGAGACACTGATATACAGAACTCTTTGGTATAGTCGTattacaaaaagtcaaaagtcaACCAATTCCTGAAATGCTTGCAAACCAAATCCAGCCAGCCAATTTTCGAGGTACAAGATAAGGTTAAAAAAATGCTCCTTCTAAAATCATTTTCGTAGCATTTCAAGAATAGTTTTCGTATTTGCCCAATgcataaatccaaaaacaagaacattaTACAAAGTTCTACATAACTTCACCTATCCTGATCAAACAGACAACaatgaataagaagaagaaatacatCACCGATCCAACTGGTCCATATCGACCATTCGCAGTGTCAAAGGTTTCTTTTCAAGCTTCTTTACGCGTGATCCTGTGGATTAGAAACCAGAGATATGTACATTAATTCATTATGCtttcaaaacaagaatttcgatcttctttatctaaattttCACCTAAAGCAGTAGATTCCAAGGGCCTCAGTGATCTCATGGATGACTGATGTTGCAAAGTGCAAGTATAATGACACTGTTTTGCATCAATACAACATTGGTTTAGAGCGGGCAAAATAACTGAatagtgaaaaagaaaaatcaacagcTAACTAAggctttttttctctttaggaGCAAACCTGTGAATATGCAGTAGCCAAGAAGAACCCATAATTCGTCGACTAGAGGAACCCTGAAATATGAAGTTTCTCAGggtgttaaagaaaaaaaagaaccgaTGAAGTTTGTGCGgaaaatttaaagaaagaaaacataccCAGCATTCAATCTTGCGGTTAGCGCATTTGCAAGTGCAAAGGGAAGATAGAGTAGTGACTGCATTTTGAGTAAAAAGATTTCACAAGGTTACATTTTCAAAACCAGTATCCAGTAAGACGGAGAAATTGGCAAGAAAAAATTATCGGATTTACCATGCACATGTTTGTTTTTAGTCCTTTAGGCTCATCACACAAGTGAGCAAGAATCATTCTTCcctgaaaaaggaaaaacatagTAACTTTTGTTCTATCACAACTTTTTCGCAATAATTGTACTATTGATCTAACTTAAGATTTCGAATCAAGACATACcactaaaaatccaaatgcAAGTCCAGTTCCGAGTACAACTAAGTGAGGATATGTTGCTATGAGATTGATTGGAGACAAGTAATCCCTGTAAAAAATAGGATCCAAATAAACTTCAACAATGAAGGAGAGAATAAGATCACGTGGTCttttcaaaagagaagaaaacaagactTTACCATATCAAAACTCCTCCAAGTAAGACAACGAAGGGATACAGCTGAAAACACGATTTgaacaaaacattaattttgCAGCATAATTAACTATTTCTGAATCAATAACTAGTTAGGAGATTACCATAGCTAACGCTAACACCATGCTCCCGTTTCTTGATCGAACGACTTTGTAGACATTTGTTACACTGCAAAATACAACCGTGTGCAAACCAGCTTAGACATACGAACTTCACAACTTGAAAAGACTCTTAGTTGATCACTCAAAAATAACATAAGATTGTTCAAGTTTGATAGACTCACTTGAATGCAACGGTTGGTATAACAGCAAAAGCGATCATCATGTATAGCACTGCTCTAGAAGTTTGAATCtctaaaacagagaacaatGAATAGctcaaaaaacaaactttaaaatgaaatcaagaaagtaACGCTGCAAGAAAAATTGGAGGAAAAGCATGTCGGAGATCTTTTTACCATTCACAAATGGCACCCAACTAAACAATGGTATTGACTGCCCTAACTGCTGAGCCCACCATTCAGCACCTttagacagaaaaaaaaaaagaagaaagatagagTTGAAGTAAAGACCAAACCCAAGTATAGAAAGATTGTCCAAGCACTTTAAATAGGGTGAAGTTTTCATGGATTGCAGACAAGAGAGAAGCATACCGACGATGGCTGTGAAGAAGTGGCTGACAAATATAAGTGCAAGCCCCTCTGTAGGCCCATTGATAACCGGAAGAATAAGTGTGTTGGTGAAATAGCTAGAGAAAGGTAAAGAAAAGTATAAGAAAATCGCTAAAACATTTATGGATGTTTTAGGTAATAAAAGCAGTACTTACTGTTCCCATGTAGCTCCATAAAATGGAATAGCTGAAATAACCCAGAACCAGAAAGTATCTCTTCCACACATTGCAGTGCTTCCAAATGCCATGGCTTCAAACTGTTTTTAGGGTAAAACCTTCATAATCGACTCCAAGACGAGTActgaattaaaaaagaaagattaaaggATTGATAATAGCATACCGCACAAGCAAGCGCGTCACAACCTGCAATATTGGAACACATGTCAGAAAAATCTAGAAACAAACTGAAAACAGATAATCAAAGGAGGAACatgggaaaaataaatcaccATGATCGAAGAGCTCTCCTAGGGGGCTAGAGGAATTTGTCCTTCTTGCTTGCTTCCCATCAACCGCATCAAATGTCTAATAAAAGCTCAAAAGGTGTAAGATAAAAAAGACTTCAAAACACCTTCACCAGCACATATAACAGAAAGTTaaacttttgaagaaaaagagagacgCAAACCTGATACAAGAAGAGAAGTAAACCATGTGCGAAGTGAACCCATCGTGGAGGAGGAGAATCCAACTGAGGTGAATATATCTGAGACAGATAAAGAAAATTgtcttcaaaatcaaatccatatGCAGAAAGCAGGCATATTTACCAACAAGAAAGTAACCAAATACTTCAAGAAACTATAgaacaagaaatcaaagaatcgAAACTCACATAGCCTAGCAGGGAGGAAGTGACTAGAAACATAAACCCCATAAGCGTTATCTgcgaaacaaaaacacaaagccaaaagttactaactcaaACTTAAAGAAGAGACCACACATAGCACAATAGCAAATAGGAATTACTTATACCATGTTTGGTCTGGAATGGTCCAAAGAGAAACATGAAAAGACAAACAGAGTTAAAAAAACATCAGTCTGATTAGCCTCAGCAAGTAAAAGTTATTATACATGCAACGAAACAGTATGAAAGAGATACCACACTTACGGCATCCATAGAGGGAAGACTTTGACAAATCGAGTCCAAAAAGGTTGGAGGACGTATTTGGCAAGATAAGAGTGATCCACTCCACTGTATTTGTACCTATGAAGAGCTGCTACACCATGAGCTCCTATGTAACCCATTATTGTCTATCACACtgattcaaacaaaacaacaaaaacaagatatcCTCAATTCTAATCCCACAATGACATTAAAGCATGGATCTTGAGAGCACTTTTCATATTCCCTAATGctaaatcaataaaatgaGCATAACccgtcaacaaaaaaaaaaaactttgctCGAACTGAGACAGTGACTTTCGAGATTTGGGTAGATTCTGAAATTTAGATCTTTTGCTACAAATTGGATCAAGAGACGAGTACTTACGATGGTCCGGTGGCGGTAAAATCAGATACGAGCCTTTCTCGTCTCGAGTGtctgaaagaagaaagagacagtAACCTCTCACTTGCCCCTATAGAGAGCGGCGAAACGGGACGAGAGGACCAGAAGCAAAAGGAGAGGGCTTTGCGTTTCTTCCGCGTTCCCCACACGTGTGTGTTAAcgatttttccttttctttgtttttttgattatttcaatttttacaaaccaaccaaatatctttctttctacAGCCGACaacataataaaattatagttttgaGTCTAAATTGATAGGACATGTAAATAACCTACTAATTTGTTAGCATCACTTTCCGAATTTAGACCCCATAATGCATAttacaatttgaattttagttAGAATGATAATACTAACACACCAATTCAAGTACAAGTAGTAACTCTTTTTTACTATCTTTGGTCAACTAAGTTCACTCCTGCAGATTCAACAGTTTTGTTATCTTTccacaattatatatttcctCCAACAGATTCAACACCAAAACATGTTTagacatgataacagaaagagagagagggagagagatggagaagggGAATCAGATTTCAGTCTTGAAGGAAGAGGAGCTGAGCTCGAGGAGAGACACGTGGATACCTGAGCAATTCGATAACCATATCCATTTTCGCATCTTTATCTGATAAACTTGATGATACAGTGACTGTCTCCAAAACTGGTGAAGTTCCCAGCAAGAATCTGATAAATTCCAATTCATATCTGATGCCAGAGGCGTCTGTTATCTTCACGCTTTCAAGGCTTGGGAGTTTGTAGTCGAAGTAATCTCTTTCGAAAAGGtcaaaaccttcttcttcaagaggaAATGGTTGGACTGGTGAAGCCTAGAAACAGAATTACAGAAGATAATGAATTGGAAGAATACCGATTTATGGTCACCTTACAAAAGAGACGAGTTAACGTACCGAAACTTTGAGCTCTTTAAGGTTGGGAGAGTGAGTGACCAAACGAAGAAGAACTAGCACCTCATCGGCATCTTCAAAGCATACTTGGTAAAGTTCTATAGTTTTAAGATGTATGTAAGTAAGTGGAAGCCTTCCCGGGTCATCTCCTATACTCAAGTACTGAGatcaaagaaaagagtttttttcattaacGGCAATTGCTCAAAATATTTAGGATGAAGCAAAATTACCTTTGTGAAGTAGATATAACCGACGAGCTTCTCAAGAAGGGGCACACCACCAAGGAACTTAACGAGATTATAATCCGAACTCTGCTCAAAATCAGTAACATCCTCATGCATGTACATTGAAACCGATATTGCAACTAGCTTGGGCGTATTCTCGAGGAAAATGTCTTTGAATTCGCCGTCTAGATACAAGTACATGAGATTCGGAGCTGATATACTCAAAACCAAACTGTCAAAGTAAGACAAAGACAGGAACTCGAGAAGCGGACATCCTGAGATCAGACTTTCAATAACCTCAGGAGCAACAAGGATCTGGTGAAGGTTTAAACTCTTCAGATACGAAAACCCTTTGAAATACTGAGGCGGATCAAACTCACAATGACATAACTCCAAACAGGTCAATTTCAAACAGTTAAAGAGACATGCAGGAACCCTGAATTCTCCTTCACCTAACTTAAGAACAAGCTCCTTAATCCCGTTCCTCGAAAGAAAAAGCAACCACTGATCAATATCTGGACGACATTGTTTGAAAGAAGTAGAGAGCTGAAACTTGTGGATAGGTCCTTGGTGAAGGAGAAGCACTCCAGTAATGAATCTCACAAGATTAGTCTCAACAACACAACGGTCATTAGAAGGAGAAACACATTTCTCATCAAAGACAAGATCAGTGAGTGTAGACCATTTATATCTCCATTTGCTAGATAATACACTTGTTCTTATTGCATCTCTAATCGAAAGCCGAGTAAGGATATTCTCAATAATGCTTTGAGGTAGATCGCTTATGAAATCTGGAGATTCACCCatctaaaaacattttcaacaCATGCAAAATCACATCAATGCTCATTAACATGCAAACAGAAGATAAAGTTGTTGCATTTGACTTCAAACCTAGAAAAATTGATGAATTTCAATTCAATTCCCAGAAACCCATTCAAAACCTTAGAACCCTAATCACCACTCTAAAAAATTACTTGAATTAAACCACAATAAGATAGACAAAAGTTTCACCTTTTTATCTAcgaaagaaagagacagagattGCGATTTGCaatgcaacaaaacaaaaactcgaAATTTGAATTACCCagaaagatttgagaaaaagaCTCAACCTTTTTGTCTCCTTGTTCCGCCGGTCCGTTGGAGCAGTGACCGGCTTGAACGGTGGAGTTTCAAATGGGGAAATAGCAGAAGATCGCAGATTTTGCTCTCAGCATCTGTTTTACTagattttcttacttttgCGATTAAAGTTAGCGTTTTGGCCAAAAGTCAATTTCATAATCTCTCGCTCACGTGACGGttacattatattatattatatagtatttCATAACTTTtctaacaataaaaaattcaacttttttctaGCACATACTTACTTTAAGATAGAAGACAATGGCAATGTATTAGGCGTATGAGAACATGAATCAACATTGATATATATCATGAATGGTGAGTGatccaaaacaagaaatgaaTACAAAATTTGTTCAGACTACAATTCAATACAACTACAGTTTCATGTCTCCTGAATCAGTTATGTTCCATGAGTTGGTCCAATGTTAGAGATTGATGAGTTATATCAACATTGATATATATCATGAATGGTGAGTGatccaaaacaagaaatgaaTACAATACAAGAAGATCTGGAATTTGTTCAGACTACAATTCAATACAACTACAGTTTCATGTCTCCTGAATCAGTTATGTTCCATGAGTTGGTCCAATGTTAGAGATTGATGACTCAGTCTCCTCCACTCTTAAACACCCATTAGCGATCAGAATCACAGAGACagagaacaaaagaatctGCGAATATGTAAAGAGAGAACAACGTGCTTTTACATTTCTATCTACCTTTGTGATCAAATCAGTCTTCGTGCTCATCTTCGCCTTCAGAATCTGCGAGAAAGACACAAACTTGAAGatctcttctttgatttggatGGTGCGAAAACCGATTTTTATTACAGTAAACCAAACTTACCTGATCTGACATCTTCACTAAGCTTGCCTCTATCTTGTATTTGTTTCACAAGCATCCGATACATCAAAACCCACCAATAAATGTGAAGAACAAGCAAGCAATATAGGAGAGTGTTAAACATGTAGTAGTAAATTGGTCCTTCGATTGGATGCTTGTCTTTATCAAGCTCCAAAACTACTTCATAGCTGCAACAAGCAATGTAATATATGTAAGGCGACAAATATTTCGAGAAAAACTATAGAAAGGATcttaatatattatacaaaCCTTGTACTCCATAGGATCCAAAAGGGATAGTAAATGAGGCGGAGAATGATCCAAGACAAAACGAAAAGAATGAACGAAAAGCTTGCGATTCTTTCAGCTCCACTATATTTAGACATTTTCCCAACCTCAAGAAACACATCACTAGCATCGTGAAGTGCCAGAACAACAGAACCAACACGGGAGAAGCTACAGcgataaagagaaaaagaaacaagaagatcaAAACAATGTGGACAAAAGGAATCAGTTCTGTTTTTCAGTATAGAATAGGATGTGACGATGGAAGCATACCTACATACGTATGAGAGAACAATAAGAATAAGAGTGGCAATATGATGACCCATTGAAACTCCAAAATCAGAACGCCTCGTTTCCCAGAAAACCAGAGCAAAGATGGAGTATGTATAGAAACCAGCcacaaacatatacaaaagCTTCAACTTTAACCTGCATGAGAGTAGATATATATCATGTAGAGCAAGCACAAAATCGAGAATTCTTTATATACAAAGTAAGGCCTTGAGCAACACTCttactttgtttgttgatCAGGCCAAGTCTGATCTCCAGGCCCTACCCAAAAGTATTTAGTGTTCATAAACCAAGGCTCATTGTAAGTCACAGATAAAGCAAGAATCTCAGCTGATAGATAGTAAACACACTTCCAGGCCGATTCTTTGAATTTcctgatcttcttctttctctcggTTGTGTCATCTCCCATATCCTGTCTATGTTTTCCATAGATCAAATATTTTGCcaatttctacaaaaaaaacaatcatcaaGTCAAAGTTAGAAAGTTAGTAACTtgaccccaaaaaaagaagctttcTACAAACCCAACTTGAAAGTAACCAAAGGCACACATAAATGATGAGgaacaaaagagagaactAGAGCTAAACAAATGTCAAGTACTCACTACATTGAAAAGAATGCAACACAATCAAGTGTCAAACAACATCACAAGACCTACATTCATTCACACAAACTTTAACATTTGTTATAAAGTATAAGAAAAGGTATAAATCATTCTTcacatttatcaaaaatagaTACTTTCAGCTACAATCATTCTCCTTAGTGAACCTTTTCTATACTTTTAGCTGAAGCAAACAATTAAACTAAGGCattgatgaaacaaaacaatcattttAAGTAACTTAAGCAACACACAAGATACTATATAAATCTAACAACTTTAGGAGACACACTATCACAAAACTTCATATTACCTCGAAGACGAATCTATCGAGGAGAAATCGAATCGAAGGGAAGAACACAGCGAAGAGAGGAAGAACTCGAAAATCCTGATAAACCGGAGATGATTCATGTTCCCAGTTGATTGATTTCACCGATTCCAACAAACCCATCTCCGTAAAATCCTCtctttaaaccaaaattctCAGAGACTTTTACATAAAGAGATCTCCTTTTTCTGCAAATCAGATGATTCAATGTGAGGGTTCAATGCAAATTGAAGTACTTGTACTATACTCCACCTCCCAAATTGATTGATTCTTACCAACCCATGAAATCTAAGATTGAATCAAATTTGCTtcaagtaaagaaaaattgatgttttagttgttttttcttttctttttcaaagaTGAATAAATCGTAACCTTCTGAATCATTTAgagtcttctcttcttcttcgcatcAATTTTGTCAACGCgttagtaaaagaaaattaatttgttgcCTTGGTTTAGCTGGCCAATAATGTGATTTGATTCGTTCTTTGACATTAATTGAAATTAGAATTGCATAAGAATCACCGtatgaaaaataatgattCGTTTACTTTATGTTAATTGCAAATATAATTGGATAAAAACtatatggaagaaaaaaaaacttcgaATATTTAAATCTCAATTAATATTAGCTCATTATTGTGTTTCACACTAGTTAAAGCTTTTGTCCACACATGCTCCATATAGGAGTCGGTGATTATACAActaaaaccttttcttttcttttcttttttgtttttcctttggCTCAACACAACTTAACATTATTAAGTTACTCCATTAACCAACGGCGATTGTACTTACTTGAACCTTCTCTAATACTATTGTCCATGCAGGCTCGAGTCATTATGACATTAACAATATcaaatacaaataataatagcCTATATGTGTCATATAGTATTTTGAAATACCGTTATATGTAAGTAAGCTTAAGTAAGTTATAACTTGCAATTAAAATATACTACAAAATATATCGATGATGTTTCGAGAAATTGAAAGTCAccttgaaagaagaagaggtgacGTTTCCAAGGAGAAATGAAAGCGTTGACACCAAAGATGCCAAAGTTTGACTTcccttcctctctctctttgtgcATCATCGATCTTTCCTTGTTCTCTGCATGAAACGCCCATTTCTCTATACTGGCATTTATGAATCTATCCAGCCGCATCTTTATTAGTATTATAACAAAGTCAAAATATCTCTGAATACTTTAATTATCAGTATTggctttatatataaaacaacacTTTATTTATTCAACGTCTCGATCATATCttagagaggagaagaagaagaagaagaaaaataaaagaaatgatgaAGACGAAAAGTGAAGTGttgatctttttcttcacTCTAGTATTGCTTTTAAGCATGGCTTCAAGTGTTATTTTAAGAGAAGATGGTTTTGCTCCTCCTAAACCATCTCCCACCACACATGTAAGTTCGTCAATATATGTGCATCACATATAGCGGAATTATTTTTCGATAACATGAATACTTGTTGATTACTGTGCATCATAATAGAAGTTATGCGATAACGTTTTGAAAGAGTGAAAACATGAATAAGTGGTATGCGATCCATCACCATTATAGCTATGTATGTTTGATAACGATATTTGGATAAGAATGGTTATAAGTTGTAATATTGGTTTCAACATATGGTGGATTggtgattataaaaaaattgaatacagaaattttattgaaagatataaatgaataattttttaacaaaaaaatatatatataaatgaataaattataGTGATTCATCATCtcactactttttttttcttggtggATCTAGGAGAAAGCAAGTACTAAAGGTGACAGAGATGGAGTAGAGTGCAAGAATTCAGACAGTGAAGAAGAATGTCTTGTGAAGAAAACAGTAGCTGCTCACACCGATTACATCTATACACAAGATTTAAACCTATCTCCTTGAAACAAGAACTATTActctttgtcttttatttAGCAAACTATATGCATAAGCCTTTGAAAGGAGCTTCTCGCCCTCAAACTCAGCTCTTCAtgttctttgttctttttttcataAGCTTCGTTTAATGTATCTCCTAAGGGTGTGACGTAGGCAGCATGGTTTTAGCTGGGCTATAGACGACCAAGAAACTAACCCTtcgaacaaaaaaacttaattggGCTTTTGACTTTGGTTTAGGCCCAAATCGAAGCTTATGGTCATCCTGTAACGAAGTAAACATGCAGaaggttaaaacttaaaaggataaagaagaagtaaatatTTTGCTACCaatcgttttctttttcagtttttgctCTACATTTGGTTGTTACTAAgccttatttaattttatttttatattaaagtACTATATATCAATGgttaattttatgatattttaactACTCTAGAGGTTACTAACTAGTAGTAACTACTAAgccttatttaatttttagacatatctatatatatgttatattatatttttctaaattagtctccatttttatatatctgttattaaattttttaactctttttgcAGAGGCACTATCACCAGGAGCCTCCACCTCCCTTTGTCTAATTTCATTTCAACTACCAATACCATTACCATCCACCATTTTTAAATAGTCTTATATCCAACCATTGGCAAAAAGAATTATCTAATATTGATGATTCAACAACTAATATTGAactattttgatatatttactCGGCTTGATGCGTAATAATTTTTTGCAGTTTGTTTCATGGTATTGTCACTATTATCAAACCcttttacaacaacaaaaagaaaagtattgtCACTATTATCAGATAATAAATGAAACCACAACCTATAAGTGTTTCAACAACAGGCATGCatattgatttgattatacccccaaaaaaatgtacatttaaaattttctattctTGGGCCAGTATCGGTCCAAATGTACGAACTTCCACAGTTAGAATATTAATTATCTTTATCAGTAAAAGATAACAATACAATAATCTATCTCCAACATATGAAAGCAAAACAACGTATAAAACTATGCTGAGGATACTATTTGGTGAAGatagttaattatatttttttcactaGTGTGTAGTGTTTTATGATGTACATGGATCTCTTCCTTCTGATTTTGATGTGTTTGGATTCAGAAGAATACTAATTCGTCAGGtgaaaaatttgaagaaacgATTTCTAGGTGGCTTTGTCAAACTCGAATTATTAGTGATGCATTAATGGCTAAAATAAATAggtacaaaataaaaagaagggGCTAATGATTATATGGTtgattaaaactaaaaagaagaattggTCCACCAGTGTTTAGCAATCAATTTCATCTTAAATCTTTGTTTGccatgaatgttttttttttattttttatgatgcAAGTCTATTTATGCGGCGAACTGAAATTTTGGGAGTAAGATTTGGTATTATATCGTCATAAGAACCGatacatttaatatttttgataatcgaaatttatcattcatttgaattttatgattaaaaacTCGACGCCTGGAAATTCAGCaacatatactttttttttgataaaaacttTCAGCAACATATTGgtacaaacaaatttattggTAACTAAGGCAGACTTTCTTGCAATCTtataaaaacacataaagaGAAGTACggacataaaataaaacaacgaAAACATTACTTTAGTATTCTCTTGAAAGTTACATGTAACTGATCTAAAATTTCATGTCGACCAGACTTGATTAATACTAAAAATGATGTCACCTGGAACACCTGTTCTGCCAGTGCGAATTAATTCACATCGATCGtgaaactaatttttttttatctttttggaaCTGACTCAAtgttattttgagttttgtagGTTTTTGattcatacatatttttagGACACTTATCGCTTGAAAAAGGCTTTAAATTGAGAACAATATACTATTTATCGTACGTCCATGATCATCACTAATATTCTTAACTAACTCAAGTTggctaaaagaaaaaaaga
This sequence is a window from Arabidopsis thaliana chromosome 1 sequence. Protein-coding genes within it:
- the AAPT1 gene encoding aminoalcoholphosphotransferase 1 (aminoalcoholphosphotransferase 1 (AAPT1); FUNCTIONS IN: phosphatidyltransferase activity, phosphotransferase activity, for other substituted phosphate groups; INVOLVED IN: phospholipid biosynthetic process; LOCATED IN: endomembrane system, membrane; EXPRESSED IN: 24 plant structures; EXPRESSED DURING: 15 growth stages; CONTAINS InterPro DOMAIN/s: CDP-alcohol phosphatidyltransferase (InterPro:IPR000462); BEST Arabidopsis thaliana protein match is: aminoalcoholphosphotransferase (TAIR:AT3G25585.4); Has 35333 Blast hits to 34131 proteins in 2444 species: Archae - 798; Bacteria - 22429; Metazoa - 974; Fungi - 991; Plants - 531; Viruses - 0; Other Eukaryotes - 9610 (source: NCBI BLink).), which encodes MDAVSVITLMGFMFLVTSSLLGYIYSPQLDSPPPRWVHFAHGLLLFLYQTFDAVDGKQARRTNSSSPLGELFDHGCDALACAFEAMAFGSTAMCGRDTFWFWVISAIPFYGATWEHYFTNTLILPVINGPTEGLALIFVSHFFTAIVGAEWWAQQLGQSIPLFSWVPFVNEIQTSRAVLYMMIAFAVIPTVAFNVTNVYKVVRSRNGSMVLALAMLYPFVVLLGGVLIWDYLSPINLIATYPHLVVLGTGLAFGFLVGRMILAHLCDEPKGLKTNMCMSLLYLPFALANALTARLNAGVPLVDELWVLLGYCIFTVSLYLHFATSVIHEITEALGIYCFRITRKEA